In the genome of Anaerolineaceae bacterium oral taxon 439, the window GAAAGAATGTATTTTTGTTGATGATAAGGATTATAATATTTCGGCTGCGCATGAGATCGGTTTTTTTGCGGTTCAGGTCGGGCCGAAGCGGCTTTCGGAAAAAGCGGACGCACAGATCGGTCGGCTGATCGATCTGCCGAAGCTGGGACTGTATCAGGAGCGGGAGACGGCGAATCGTGATTAGCCTGATTCGTTACGCAATCAGAAGGTTTGGAGAAACAATGAAAGATAAATCGATAAAAATAGTTGCAATAGTAGTTATTACGGTCAGTTTTTTGGCCATCGGGTTCAGTTCCGGCGTAATTATCGGTTCGTTAGTTGGGCGCGCGCCGGTGGAGGTTTCGGCGGCGGGAAGCGGCGTTCTGTCGCAGATCGATTTCAGCGAACTGAGCAATATCGGAAATGCGGACGCCGAGGCGGATGCGGAGACGACTGAGCCCGAAGAAATGGACATGGGGCCGTTTTGGGAAGCGTACGAAATCCTGAAGGAATTCTACGTGGACCAGCCGCTCGATAACGACGCGCTCGTCGAGGGGGCGATCGAGGGCATGGTTAAATCGTTAGGCGATCCGCATACGCGTTATTCCGACGCCGAAAGTTATCAGGCAGAACTTGCCTACATGGAAGGCGAAGAATATGAAGGAATTGGCGCGTGGGTCGACTTATCCGGCGATTATGTGCGCGTGACGTCGCCGATGCACGGGAGTCCGGCCGAGGCGGCTGGACTACGTCCGCGCGATCTCGTTATCGCGATCGACGGCGAGGATCAGACTGGCGAAGATCTGAATCTTTCGCTATCGAAGATTAAGGGCCCGGAAGGAACGAAGGTTGTTCTGACAATCAAGCGCGGCGAGGAAGAACCGTTTGACGTCGAGATTATTCGCGCGCGGATGACGACGCCCATGGTGATTTGGGAGATGCGGGACGGTGATATCGCGTATATCGAACTGACGCAGTTCGGCGAATCGACCGTCGAAGAGCTGGAAAAAGCGATCGACGAGCTCCTTCCGCAGGAGCCGAAGGGGATCGTTCTCGACTTGCGGAACAACGGCGGAGGCTATGTCGATGCCTGCGTTTCGGTCGCGGAGGAGTTTCTCCCGAAGGGGTCGCTCGTATTAATCGAGAAAAACGGCGATGGAACGCTGGTCGATTATAAAACGCGCTTTACTGGGCAGGCGCAGGATATCCCGATGGTCGTCCTGGGAAACGATGGAACGGCTTCTGCTTCAGAAATCCTGATCGGCGCGCTGCAGTATTATCATCGCGCGATTTTCGTCGGAACGCAGACGTACGGGAAGGGCACGATGCAGATTCAACCGGAGCTTTCGAACGGCGGGGCTGTGTCGGTGACGATTGCGCGCTGGCTGACGTCGGGCGGCGATTCGATCCATGACGCGGGGATTACGCCCGATATCGTCGTCGAGCGGACGGAAGAGGATTATAAGAATGAGATCGACGCTCAATATAATAAAGCGGTTGAGCTGTTGCGGCAGGGGGTAAAGCCAGAGGATCTCGAGCCGATTCCGGCGCCTGCCGGAGGCGAAACGGACGGGCTCCCAGACGAAGGAAGCGAGCTGTAGCGTCTGTTGAGACTGGGCAGTGAGACCGGGCAGTGTAAATGCGGCCGGAGAAGCTGGCAACGACCGCATTTACCTTTTCGGTTTACATTTCATGTTGAGGCACGATTTTGTCGAAATCAGTCTTTACACTCACGATATTCTTTAGTAGAATAAAAGTGTTAAGTGCAGCGATCAAAAATGCCTGAGACCGGATATGTTTGAAAATTTAACCGAACGACTGAATACGATTTTTGCGGGACTGACGCGGCGCGGAAAGTTATCCGAGGAGGATGTTAACGCCGCAATGCGCGAGGTGCGTCTGGCTTTATTAGAAGCGGACGTGCATTATTCGGTCGTCAAAACTTTCGTGGCGTCGGTCAGGGAACGGGCGGTTGGCGTCGAGGTTTCAGCTGCGCTGAACCCGGGCCAGATGGTTATCAAGATCGTCAATGAGGAGCTGGTTAAAACGCTCGGCCCGGCGGAAAGGCTCAACCTGACGGGCGAGAAGCCGCGCGTGGTGATGTTCGTGGGGCTTCAGGGCTCCGGAAAGACGACGCATACCGCTAAGGTCGCGAAAAAACTCCGTTCGCTGGGCGAACGCGTCCTTATGGTCGCGGCCGATCCGTACCGCCCGGCGGCGGTTAAACAGCTTCAAACGTTAGGCGAGCGGATCGGCGTTGAAGTCTTCTATCAGGAGGGCGTCAAACCGCCGGAGCTTTCCAAACGCGCGATTGAATACGGCCTCAAAGGGGGCTTTTCGGTTATCCTGATCGATACGGCGGGGCGTTCGCAGCTGGACCAGCAGCTGATGGACGAGCTGCGCGCGATTCAGAAAGCCACGAATCCGAAAGACGTTCTCCTCGTCGTGGATTCCATGATCGGGCAGGAGGCGCTTCATGTCGCCGAAGGATTCCGCGATACAGTCTCGATTACCGGCTTGATCCTGACGAAGATGGACGGCGATTCGCGCGGCGGGGCTGCGATCTCGATTCGCTCGGTAACCGGCGTTCCGATTAAGTTTCTGGGGACCGGCGAAGGCGTCGACGCGCTCGAGGTATATGATCCCGGACGATTATCTTCCCGAATCCTGGGAATGGGTGATATTATTGGATTAATTGAGAAGGCGGAATCCGCTTATTCGGAAAAATCCATGGAACAGGCCGGACGAATGATGTCCGGGCGGTTCACGCTCGAGGATTTCGCTGACCAGCTGCGCCAGGTTAAGAAGATGGGCCCGATTCAGCAGATTTTAGGCATGCTCCCCGGACAGTTGGGCCAGGCGGCGAAACAGATCGACCCGAAAGCCGCCGATAAGAGCCTGAAGATGACCGAGGCGATTCTCTCTTCGATGACGAAAAAAGAACGGCTCAACCCGGATATCCTGAACGCCGGGCGGAAACGACGGATCGCGGCGGGTTCGGGAACGGAGGTTCAGGACGTCAATCGACTGCTCAAGCAGTTTCGCGAGTCGCAGAAGATGATGAAAACGTTACAAAAAACAGGTGGAAAGGGTCTTTCCAATCTGTTTCGCTGATATGTACAGCTCAGAGGCTCAGACCCTGCGTAATTCCTTCAGCGCAACCCTCGTGCTCGGGCTACAAACAGCGAATTTAGAAAGCAATAGAATAAGTTAGAAGGAAATGGAGAATTAACTCAATTATGGTTCGTATTCGTTTGCGCCGCAACGGCTTAAAAGGTCAGGCTTCTTATCGGATTATTGCGGCGGATAAGGAAAGCCCGCGCGACGGTCGTTTTCTCGAGATTCTGGGCAGCTACAACCCGCGTACGGAACCGTTCGATTTCAAAGTCAAAGAAGAACGGGTTTATCATTGGATGAAAAACGGGGCGCAGCCGAGCGAGTCCGTCGCGAAATTATTCAAGAGCGTCGGCTTGGACGAACGCTTCGCGCGGTATAAGGCCGGAGAAGCTTTGGAAACCGTTCTCGCGGAAGCGGCGGAGTATTACGCCAACCGGACGGTCAATCCGAAGACTCGCCAGATCAAGACCGCTTAAGTTAACAATGGTATCTGAAAAGGGGGGGACATTGCAGCGAAACACATCCGGCAAAACCGATCCGACGAAATCGTTAGTTGAATATATTGCCCTTTCGCTTGTTGATGACCCGAGCAGCGTAAAAGTTACGCAGCAGCGCAGCGGGAACCGGATCCGTTTGGAGCTTCAGGTCGCGAAAGAAGATATGGGGCGGATTATTGGAAAGTCCGGCAAGGTTGCAAACTCGATTCGGGTTTTGCTGCGGGTTGCTTCGAACCGGAGCGATCGGAACGTCACGCTCGACGTTTTGGAGCCGAATCACTGAGTTTCCTGAACCGGAACATGGCAGATTCACGAAACGGAACATTTGACAGGGAATCAGGCTCATCGATCAACGGTGAGCCTGAGTTTGTTTGCGTTGGGAAGATTCATCGCGCGCATGGAATTGAGGGCGAGGTCGTTTTAAACCCGATGACCGATTTCCCGGAGAGGATTCGCCGTGGAAAAATTCTTTTCGCCGGAGAGCTGAAGCGGCCGCTGACCGTTCGGACAGTCCGGCAAAAGCCACCGTACCTGCTCGTTCGATTCAACGAACTCACGAGCTCGGAGGAAGCGAACGAATTCCGGAACCAGTTCGTCTTTGTTCCTGTCGCCGGGCTTCCGCCGCTCCCCGACGGCGAATACTATTTTCATCAGCTGATCGGGTTGGACGCTGTAGACGAGCGGGGCGAACCGGTCGGCGTTCTCAGCGAAATTCTTGAAACCGGGGCGAACGACGTTTACGTTCTGCGTGCCGGCGATGGAAGCGAAAAGCTGATTGCCGCGATTCCGGAAAACGTACTGCGGGTCGATCTCAGCGCCCGGACGATTTGGGTCCGCGTTCCGGAAGCATATTCCGCGGAGTAAAAAACGGGCGTGTTTCCTGATTTGAAATATCGGATCGCGTTTTCCCATATTCGTGGGATCGGCGCGGTTCGATTTAAGCTTTTAGCCGAACGGTTCGGTTCCTACGAGGAGGCCTGGCGAGCCGATCTTCGGGCGCTGAAAGAAGCGGGTCTTCCCGATTCGCTGGTTCAGGCCGTGCTGACGGAGCGGAAAAAGACCGATCCCGACGCGTTAGTCGCCGCGATCGAACGTAAAGGAATCAATGTTATCTGCATCGACGATCCGATGTATCCCGCGCTCTTGAAAGAGATCGCCGCCCCGCCTCCGATCTTATACGTCCGGGGCATGCGCGAGGTTTTCGCTCGGAAGGCGGTCGCGATCGTCGGTACGCGGATGATGACCAGTTATGGGAAGGCGGTTGCGTC includes:
- a CDS encoding 16S rRNA processing protein RimM produces the protein MNGEPEFVCVGKIHRAHGIEGEVVLNPMTDFPERIRRGKILFAGELKRPLTVRTVRQKPPYLLVRFNELTSSEEANEFRNQFVFVPVAGLPPLPDGEYYFHQLIGLDAVDERGEPVGVLSEILETGANDVYVLRAGDGSEKLIAAIPENVLRVDLSARTIWVRVPEAYSAE
- a CDS encoding 30S ribosomal protein S16, giving the protein MVRIRLRRNGLKGQASYRIIAADKESPRDGRFLEILGSYNPRTEPFDFKVKEERVYHWMKNGAQPSESVAKLFKSVGLDERFARYKAGEALETVLAEAAEYYANRTVNPKTRQIKTA
- a CDS encoding signal recognition particle protein, which encodes MFENLTERLNTIFAGLTRRGKLSEEDVNAAMREVRLALLEADVHYSVVKTFVASVRERAVGVEVSAALNPGQMVIKIVNEELVKTLGPAERLNLTGEKPRVVMFVGLQGSGKTTHTAKVAKKLRSLGERVLMVAADPYRPAAVKQLQTLGERIGVEVFYQEGVKPPELSKRAIEYGLKGGFSVILIDTAGRSQLDQQLMDELRAIQKATNPKDVLLVVDSMIGQEALHVAEGFRDTVSITGLILTKMDGDSRGGAAISIRSVTGVPIKFLGTGEGVDALEVYDPGRLSSRILGMGDIIGLIEKAESAYSEKSMEQAGRMMSGRFTLEDFADQLRQVKKMGPIQQILGMLPGQLGQAAKQIDPKAADKSLKMTEAILSSMTKKERLNPDILNAGRKRRIAAGSGTEVQDVNRLLKQFRESQKMMKTLQKTGGKGLSNLFR